Proteins encoded by one window of Drosophila melanogaster chromosome X:
- the sun gene encoding stunted, isoform A, which yields MTAWRAAGITYIQYSNIAARILRESLKTGLRADAAKRDASHVKFTPWANGKPAQRQTQSES from the exons ATGACTGCCTGGAGAGCTGCCGGAATTAC CTACATCCAATACTCCAACATCGCCGCTCGCATTTTGCGCGAGTCCTTGAAGACGGGACTGCGTGCGGATGCCGCCAAGCGCGACGCGAGCCATGTGAAGTTCACTCCCTGGGCAAATGGCAAGCCAGCTC AGCGTCAAACCCAATCGGAATCCTAG
- the CG8565 gene encoding uncharacterized protein, whose protein sequence is MFKMKRTRVIRRKAAIIRASKRAFQEKIRKQMESCGVTQMGNASTQQSNVPMDVDADMGRKMSEDGMTDTSNTVKQPSCSKDQKQLSRKQKPSPSYNHQEQIEQRAKRPKICKKRCKQKRRMPSSLSDDGIAGRKPAKINKYSELSYGSESSMPFEMKQQSNDNQNNNDNAEGSGFDRQESANEYVIGGYHPVAIGDVFVNRYHVFKKLGWGHFSTVWLCYDTQMDRYCAVKVSKSAQVYKETGIDEIMLFSQMSLHDQHKYRSHVVGFYDFFEITGPHGRHICLVLEVLGDNLLKVIERCFYKGMPISNIKQIAQQVLTGLKFLHEECGIIHTDLKPENVLLASNEVSVRTEIKTAIEVYLKANEGKLSPSSKMTKTAKRRMQAKSKKVISFFKNHRRMLRRQGIEDLLYLAERGLIEPITAAMAVSDNLPFIPFGFDGFMMMSDADCRTVQNSKLPEMEGMEYKCDRINLCLKSPELFLRYVLDIIKNLDEKELSTQDKRRRFTQASGRGQTKKNARSRLRLASNAAYTTGTGWRSNRKINLNDIYPIDPANNECDVRVKIADLGNACYFHHHFTDDIQTKEYRALEVILGAGYCETADIWSVACLLWELATGTYLFDTHSKRGKYNLDEVHIAKIVETCGRIPWYLIRKGKHSRNFINSAGKLCNIETLKPLKLANILIRWYGWRTRQSTEFVNFLMPMLQTNPLSRISASKALESHYLCNIALPGIDIDSYYYYSVREIKDCTHTKSERNSDEDSSSCSSIDSSEFSSDEVCYEDDVNEEDIKKLY, encoded by the exons ATGTTTAAAATGAAACGAACGAGAGTAATCAGACGCAAGGCAGCCATTATCAGGGCTTCAAAGAGGGCCTTCCAGGAAAAGATTCGCAAACAGATGGAATCGTGTGGCGTGACTCAAATGGGAAACGCATCAACGCAACAGTCGAATGTGCcgatggatgtggatgcggataTGGGACGCAAAATGTCGGAAGATGGAATGACTGATACATCGAATACGGTCAAACAGCCATCCTGTTCCAAGGATCAAAAGCAATTGTCgcgaaaacaaaagccatCCCCATCCTACAACCACCAGGAGCAGATCGAACAAAGAGCAAAGCGACCAAAGATATGTAAAAAAAGGTGCAAACAGAAAAGACGAATGCCATCATCGCTCTCCGATGATGGAATTGCCGGCAGAAAGCCGGCCAAAATTAATAAGTATAGCGAACTTAGCTACGGCAGCGAATCCAGCATGCCGTTCGAAATGAAACAGCAGAGCAATGACAATCAGAATAACAATGACAATGCTGAGGGTAGTGGATTTGATCGACAGGAGAGCGCCAACGAGTATGTTATCGGTGGCTATCATCCGGTGGCCATTGGCGATGTATTCGTAAACCGCTATCATGTCTTCAAAAAGCTGGGCTGGGGTCACTTCTCCACCGTGTGGCTATGCTATGATACCCAGATGGATCGCTACTGTGCCGTCAAGGTGTCCAAGTCGGCGCAGGTCTACAAGGAAACTGGTATCGATGAGATTATGCTCTTTTCCCAAATGAGCCTACACGATCAGCATAAGTACAGAAGCCACGTGGTCGGTTTCTACGATTTCTTTGAAATTACCGGACCGCACGGAAGGCACATTTGCCTGGTCCTAGAGGTTCTCGGTGACAATTTGCTAAAAGTCATCGAAAGATGCTTTTACAAAGGTATGCCCATTTCCAATATCAAGCAAATTGCCCAGCAGGTGCTCACGGGCCTAAAGTTTCTGCACGAAGAGTGCGGGATCATACACACCGATCTAAAGCCGGAGAATGTGCTCCTCGCGTCCAACGAGGTGTCCGTTCGGACCGAGATCAAGACGGCAATTGAAGTATATTTGAAGGCCAACGAGGGGAAACTAAGTCCTAG CTCCAAGATGACCAAAACGGCCAAGAGACGGATGCAGGCAAAGTCCAAGAAGGTGATATCGTTTTTCAAGAATCATCGCCGCATGCTCCGCAGGCAGGGCATCGAGGATCTGCTCTATCTGGCCGAACGTGGCCTCATCGAACCGATTACCGCCGCCATGGCCGTCTCCGATAACTTACCATTCATTCCCTTCGGCTTCGACGGGTTTATGATGATGAGCGATGCCGATTGCCGTACGGTGCAGAATTCCAAGTTGCCCGAAATGGAGGGCATGGAATACAAATGCGACAGGATAAACCTGTGTTTAAAGAGTCCAGAGCTCTTCTTGCGATATGTGCTCGATATTATCAAGAATTTGGATGAGAAGGAGCTTAGCACTCAGGACAAGCGGAGGCGCTTCACGCAGGCCAGTGGACGTGGCCAGACCAAAAAGAATGCCAGGTCCCGATTGAGATTGGCATCGAATGCTGCATATACG ACTGGAACCGGTTGGCGATCGaacagaaaaatcaatttgaacGATATTTACCCCATCGATCCGGCCAACAACGAATGCGATGTACGGGTGAAGATAGCCGACTTGGGCAATGCGTGTTATTTCCATCATCACTTCACCGACGACATCCAGACCAAGGAGTACCGGGCCTTGGAGGTGATACTCGGTGCGGGATATTGCGAGACCGCCGATATCTGGAGCGTGGCCTGTCTGTTGTGGGAGCTGGCCACCGGGACCTATCTATTCGATACCCATTCGAAAAGGGGCAAATACAATCTGGATGAGGTCCATATAGCGAAAATCGTCGAAACCTGTGGTCGCATACCGTGGTATCTCATCCGCAAAGGCAAACACTCGAGGAATTTCATCAATAGCGCCGGCAAACTATGCAACATAGAAACCCTGAAGCCCCTTAAACTGGCCAATATCTTAATCAGATGGTACGGATGGAGGACTCGCCAATCCACGGAATTCGTTAATTTCCTGATGCCCATGCTGCAGACCAATCCTTTGTCTCGCATATCCGCAAGCAAAGCCTTGGAAAGCCACTACTTATGCAACATTGCTCTTCCTGGCATTGACATTGACAGTTACTACTATTATAGTGTACGTGAAATCAAGGACTGCACACATACCAAGAGTGAAAGAAATAGCGATGaggacagcagcagctgcagttccATAGACAGCAGCGAATTTTCCAGCGACGAGGTCTGCTATGAGGACGATGTCAACGAAGAAGACATCAAGAAGTTATATTAA
- the ArgRS gene encoding Arginyl-tRNA synthetase, with translation MSELNMELKKLRELELKTQGLAARIQTAKSGEQLDVDLVQLQIENKKLKNRLFILKKSIAEESTAAGGDVSKPKESSSITEHLESVFRQAIASAFPEFRDTPVIIAPVNSTSAKFGDYQCNNAMGLSKKLKEKGINKAPRDIATELKGHCPASPIIEKLEIAGAGFVNVFLSKDYASLALSNLLRNGVKPPEVIKKRVLVDFSSPNIAKQMHVGHLRSTIIGESLCRLLEFLQHDVIRINHLGDWGTQFGMLIAHLEDRFPNYLNESPPISDLQLFYKESKKRFDEDEEFKKRAYSRVVSLQKGVPNSIKAWELICNVSRKEFQTIYERLDISVKERGESFYQSRMLSVVEYLRGKGLLEVDEGREIMWPDDTKTGIPLTIVKSDGGFTYDTSDMAAIRHRLEEELCDWIIYVVDSGQSTHFNTIFKAAERSAILNPLSHRVDHVQFGVVLGEDGKKFKTRSGDTVKLSDLLDEGMKRSLQQLESRGRDKVLTPQELKDAQESLAYGCIKYSDLCHNRISDYIFSFDKMLEDRGNTAVYLLYTYTRICSIARNSGEDFTNLPEILKKTNIVLDHEKEWKLAKTLLKLHDILIKCSKELFLHFLCEFCFEVCTVFTEFYDSCYCIEKNKQGDIIGVNHSRILLCEATAAVLRQCFYILGLKPVSKM, from the exons ATGTCCGAGCTAAATATGGAGCTGAAAAAACTCAGGGAGCTG GAACTGAAGACCCAAGGCCTTGCCGCCAGAATACAAACTGCCAAAAGCGGTGAACAGTTGGACGTCGATCTTGTTCAgcttcaaattgaaaataagaAGCTGAAGAACCGCCTGTTTATCCTAAAGAAG TCCATTGCTGAGGAATCAACTGCCGCCGGCGGCGACGTTTCGAAGCCCAAGGAATCCTCTTCGATCACCGAACACCTGGAAAGCGTCTTTCGCCAGGCGATTGCATCAGCTTTCCCGGAATTCAGAGATACGCCTGTTATAATTGCACCAGTTAATAGTACGTCTGCGAAATTCGGCGACTATCAGTGCAACAATGCCATGGGATTGTCCAAGAAGCTGAAAGAGAAGGGCATTAATAAAGCACCACGTGATATTGCAACCGAGTTGAAAGGACACTGCCCAGCATCACCAATCATTGAAAAGCTGGAAATTGCCGGAGCTGGCTTCGTAAACGTGTTCCTTAGCAA AGATTATGCATCTTTAGCCTTAAGCAATCTATTGCGTAACGGTGTCAAGCCGCCAGAAGTGATCAAAAAGCGAGTCCTGGTCGACTTTTCATCGCCCAACATTGCCAAACAGATGCATGTCGGTCACTTGCGGTCCACGATCATTGGCGAGTCGTTATGCCGCTTGCTGGAGTTCCTGCAGCACGATGTGATCCGCATCAACCACCTGGGTGACTGGGGAACACAGTTTGGCATGCTGATTGCCCATTTGGAAGATCGTTTCCCCAACTACCTAAATGAAAGCCCTCCGATCAGTGATCTGCAATTGTTCTACAAGGAATCCAAGAAGCG ATTCGATGAAGATGAGGAGTTCAAAAAACGTGCCTACAGTCGAGTGGTTTCATTGCAGAAAGGTGTGCCGAACTCCATTAAGGCGTGGGAGCTAATTTGCAATGTGTCGCGAAAGGAGTTCCAAACGATCTACGAACGATTAGATATTAGCGTCAAGGAACGGGGGGAATCGTTCTACCAATCACGTATGCTGTCCGTTGTGGAATACTTGCGAGGCAAGGGTCTGCTGGAAGTGGATGAAGGACGCGAGATCATGTGGCCAGACGATACGAAAACTGGCATACCTCTGACAATCGTGAAATCGGATGGCGGCTTTACCTATGATACCTCTGACATGGCAGCCATTCGCCATCGCTTGGAGGAGGAGCTTTGCGATTGGATCATCTATGTGGTCGACTCCGGCCAAAGCACGCATTTTAATACCATATTCAAAGCTGCCGAACGATCTGCTATCCTAAATCCACTCAGCCATCGTGTTGACCACGTACAGTTTGGCGTCGTTCTGGGCGAGGATGGCAAGAAGTTTAAGACTCGATCGGGTGATACGGTTAAGCTGTCCGATTTGCTGGATGAGGGAATGAAGCGATCCCTGCAGCAATTGGAGAGTCGTGGCCGCGATAAGGTCCTCACGCCACAGGAACTGAAGGACGCCCAAGAGTCGCTGGCATATGGATGCATTAAGTATTCGGATTTATGTCACAACCGGATCAGCGACTATATATTTTCGTTCGATAAGATGCTTGAGGATCGCGGCAACACTGCGGTGTACTTACTTTACACCTACACACGTATTTGCTCCATTGCACGAAACTCTGGCGAAGATTTCACCAATTTACCCGAAATACTGAAGAAGACCAACATTGTGTTGGACCACGAAAAGGAATGGAAGCTGGCTAAGACTCTACTGAAACTCCACGACATACTCATCAAGTGCTCAAAGGAACTTTTCCTGCACTTCCTGTGCGAGTTTTGCTTCGAGGTGTGCACAGTGTTCACCGAATTCTATGACTCTTGTTATTGCATCGAAAAGAACAAACAAGGCGATATTATTGGGGTCAATCATAGCCGAATTCTATTGTGCGAGGCAACTGCGGCTGTGTTGCGCCAATGCTTTTATATACTAGGCCTTAAACCAGTTTCGAAAATGTAA
- the CG8578 gene encoding uncharacterized protein, isoform A: MESISTTGRRRNNMRINAEDNALDQITKEAEARLAARRQARAEAREIRMRELERQQKEQEITADRVFDMQNSTAVGSETLSAHPVRLAYGGLLNVTRASASRRSSEDSVEEEGRSFRDFKHELKDVEERFRKAMITNAQLDNDRASQAYEVKLLKDKCEIMEESYAQLQREFKEKMRDCNALKRNLDRANLELKLVQGQLNERDSLIAEQGLLIVAVENADGSDAKRALVSVENAKVLASVQGSLDVRLKKFSDEKQRLLAEVQKLHEQLDEYKSDGISGRRSLSQGSFGDENDYEAQRETNKIISDHKYKLQKAEQEIANLQSSLARSETQVIRYKSTAEAAEKAEAELKLERRKLQREHRELLEKLEEAETSNNHLLKRLDKLKNAKSAILKDL, translated from the exons ATGGAAAGTATCAGCACCACAGGTCGGCGACGGAACAACATGCGAATCAATGCCGAAGACAATGCGCTGGATCAAATTACGAAAGAG GCGGAAGCGCGACTTGCTGCGCGTCGACAGGCGCGCGCCGAAGCCCGCGAGATTCGCATGAGGGAGCTGGAGCGGCAGCAGAAAGAGCAGGAGATCACCGCCGACCGGGTCTTCGACATGCAAAACTCCACGGCAGTGGGCAGCGAAACTCTGTCGGCGCATCCCGTGCGCCTCGCCTACGGCGGACTGTTAAACGTGACCCGTGCATCAGCATCCCGCCGCAGCAGTGAGGACTCCGTGGAGGAGGAGGGCAGAAGTTTTCGCGACTTCAAGCACGAGCTTAAG GATGTTGAGGAGCGGTTTCGCAAAGCCATGATAACGAACGCCCAGTTGGACAACGATCGCGCCTCGCAGGCCTACGAAGTCAAGCTACTGAAGGACAAATGCGAAATAATGGAAGAGTCGTATGCACAACTACAGCGCGAGTTCAAGGAGAAGATGCGTGACTGCAATGCCCTCAAACGCAACCTGGATCGCGCCAATCTCGAGCTTAAGCTAGTACAAGGGCAGTTAAACGAGCGCGACTCGTTGATCGCCGAACAGGGCCTTCTAATTGTAGCAGTTGAAAATGCCGATGGCAGCGATGCCAAGCGAGCTCTAGTGAGTGTCGAGAATGCCAAGGTGCTGGCCTCCGTGCAGGGTTCTTTAG ACGTTAGACTTAAAAAGTTCAGTGACGAGAAGCAGCGGCTGCTGGCGGAGGTGCAGAAGCTTCACGAACAACTTGACGAGTATAAAAGTGATGGAATTTCCGGACGCCGCAGTCTTTCGCAAGGTTCCTTCGGCGATGAGAATGATTACGAGGCCCAAC gggaaacaaacaaaatcattTCAGACCATAAATATAAGCTGCAAAAGGCGGAACAGGAAATCGCCAACCTACAGTCGAGCCTAGCGCGCTCCGAAACTCAAGTAATCCGATACAAAAGCACCGCAGAAGCTGCCGAAAAGGCGGAGGCTGAGCTGAAGCTGGAGCGCCGCAAGCTGCAACGCGAG CACCGGGAACTCTTGGAGAAGTTGGAGGAAGCTGAAACGTCCAACAACCATTTGTTGAAACGCCTCGATAAGTTGAAAAACGCAAAGAGTGCCATTCTAAAGGACTTATGA
- the sun gene encoding stunted, isoform B translates to MTAWRAAGITYIQYSNIAARILRESLKTGLRADAAKRDASHVKFTPWANGKPAHERA, encoded by the exons ATGACTGCCTGGAGAGCTGCCGGAATTAC CTACATCCAATACTCCAACATCGCCGCTCGCATTTTGCGCGAGTCCTTGAAGACGGGACTGCGTGCGGATGCCGCCAAGCGCGACGCGAGCCATGTGAAGTTCACTCCCTGGGCAAATGGCAAGCCAGCTC aTGAAAGGGCTTAG